From a single Sphaeramia orbicularis chromosome 4, fSphaOr1.1, whole genome shotgun sequence genomic region:
- the LOC115417420 gene encoding mast cell protease 1A-like: MMQGLQRFLLFHVLTYLGRNVHGSVIIHGEKAPEGSMLYMASVQNINSHVCGGFLISEDFVLTAAHCKDHSPKSVVIGTHDLRNNGQTILIEKQCKHPQYDNIVNGNDLMLLKLSNKARLSNGVDIIQIPQHDMNLNVRQTCQVAGWGYKRTGADPSHDLMVADVSIIDPQVCAQIWSRWITLPANIICAGGYGTNKGFCQGDSGGPLVCNGIAVGIVSFNKQGNCQYPDVPNVYTDISKFRDWIQKAIKTKDCQE, encoded by the exons ATGATGCAGGGTCTGCAAAGATTTCTGCTCTTTCATGTTTTGACATATTTGGGAAGAAATG TACATGGAAGTGTAATCATACACGGTGAAAAGGCCCCAGAAGGCTCCATGCTGTACATGGCCTCAGTGCAGAACATCAACAGTCATGTTTGTGGAGGATTCCTCATCAGTGAAGACTTTGTTCTCACTGCTGCACACTGCAAGGACCA TTCACCTAAAAGTGTTGTTATTGGCACCCATGATCTCAGAAATAATGGACAAACAATTCTGATTGAGAAACAATGCAAACACCCACAGTATGACAACATTGTCAATGGTAATGACCTCATGCTCCTGAAA CTGTCTAACAAAGCTCGGCTGAGCAATGGAGTGGACATTATCCAAATTCCACAACATGACATGAATTTAAATGTGCGTCAAACGTGCCAAGTGGCTGGATGGGGTTATAAACGTACCGGTGCTGATCCCAGTCATGACCTGATGGTAGCGGACGTATCTATCATTGACCCACAAGTCTGTGCTCAAATATGGAGCCGCTGGATTACACTTCCTGCAAATATTATCTGTGCAGGTGGATATGGCACGAACAAAGGGTTCTGTCAG GGGGATTCTGGTGGTCCTCTGGTGTGCAACGGGATTGCAGTCGGCATCGTGTCTTTCAACAAGCAGGGTAACTGTCAATACCCAGATGTACCCAATGTCTACACAGACATATCAAAATTCCGTGACTGGATCCAGAAAGCGATCAAGACAAAGGATTGTCAAGAGTAA